From Triticum aestivum cultivar Chinese Spring chromosome 4A, IWGSC CS RefSeq v2.1, whole genome shotgun sequence, a single genomic window includes:
- the LOC123085146 gene encoding uncharacterized protein, with the protein MAFDIDSLPPLLGPDPDSDSDSDHLPPAPRRGRPLRPPPAPRVEPSPPAPARCEATPAPEGTGGAAQQSWPGLPRGVEFNPSDSDLLWHLAAEMGNGLAHRHPFISEFIKSGDEGARFGCTHPRDMPGMRQDGHALYFFHKKINLDNNENDKDISWQKNGPSRSIILDGGLRGCKETFALYTFKNSPRRTDWKLHQYYIKNTMENEGELVLSKVFYKSQKSHCECAAKASVQSAQDNSVTDDDSREEKEDAQLEKLSVNMATESNFVEGNGNNQEQMLVEMYPDQDKPCSLKHVLDTADVNHENQINDQAETELDHMSLQDRYRILLADMRSCSARVSAEKCALNDMGNSSMQMDAETSGPVPKSESEEINHEGTAYRECSVNDKEIPVEDTEGPVNDKAFNSSAELLLSQTPACGDENVQLAPRNSGTYLVDVKTEPALDGYAIYPSESPVKFQHSNNDGLKVSGSILECVPKDAEDSLPSLGVKSELSGYELPGLCENSFISSMEPIVKKPHTRTLNCNGGLAPCSRQRKKRDSSEKVLEEDGYKNDEGIPYPSRQKRKKKTATDSIETALEEDAPGLLQILLDKGIVVKEIKLYDVVEDDEMLPDCTESDFQDLENVITKLFPQRTSLLKSVAKHGKGGKAIYCLACLISLIEQSRYLQFRDCPVEWGWCRDLQSFIFVFKSHNRLVLERPEYGYATYFFEILQSVPIEWQIRRMVTAMKLSSCGRTALIENRPLLIGEDLSEGEAKVLQEYGWIPNTGLGTLLNYRDRVVHDRWNEKYSTDWRMKIGKLLMNGYSEGELIITHVPLNSEEIKLENP; encoded by the exons AGTTGGCCAGGGTTACCAAGGGGTGTGGAATTTAACCCCAGCGACAGTGATCTTCTATGGCATCTGGCTGCAGAAATGGGGAATGGCCTGGCTCATCGTCATCCATTCATCAGTGAATTTATTAAATCTGGTGATGAAGGTGCAAGATTTGGCTGTACCCATCCTCGAGATATGCCAG GTATGAGGCAAGATGGACATGCATTGTACTTCTTTCACAAAAAAATAAACTTAGACAACAATGAGAATGACAAAGATATCAGCTGGCAAAAAAATGGCCCCTCTAGATCTATTATCTTGGATGGGGGTCTACGAGGTTGCAAGGAAACATTTGCCCTATACACCTTCAAGAACAGCCCTCGGAGAACTGATTGGAAACTACATCAATATTATATCAAAAACACAATGGAGAATGAGGGCGAACTAGTGCTTTCAAAGGTATTCTACAAGTCACAGAAAAGTCATTGTGAATGCGCTGCAAAAGCTTCTGTTCAATCTGCACAG GATAATTCTGTGACTGATGATGATTCCAGAGAAGAAAAAGAGGACGCACAATTGGAAAAACTTTCTGTTAATATGGCTACTGAAAGTAATTTTGTTGAAG GCAATGGAAACAATCAGGAACAGATGCTGGTTGAGATGTATCCTGATCAGGACAAACCATGTTCCCTCAAACATGTTTTGGATACCGCAGATGTTAATCATGAAAACCAAATTAATGATCAGGCTGAAACTGAGCTGGATCACATGTCTCTTCAAGACCGCTACCGAATCCTTCTAGCAGACATGCGTTCTTGCTCTGCTAGGGTATCTGCTGAAAAGTGTGCTTTGAATGATATGGGAAATTCATCCATGCAAATGGATGCTGAAACAAGTGGGCCAGTTCCCAAAAGTGAGAGTGAGGAAAT AAATCACGAAGGAACAGCCTACAGGGAATGTTCTGTGAATGACAAGGAAATTCCAGTTGAAGATACTGAAGGTCCAGTAAATGACAAGGCTTTTAATTCTAGTGCTGAGCTCTTATTAAGTCAAACACCGGCTTGTGGAGATGAAAACGTTCAGCTGGCACCGAGAAATTCTGGGACCTATTTGGTTGATGTAAAAACGGAGCCTGCATTGGACGGTTATGCGATTTATCCTTCTGAATCTCCTGTGAAATTTCAGCACTCAAACAACGATGGCCTCAAGGTCTCTGGTTCTATTCTGGAATGTGTGCCAAAAGATGCTGAAGACTCACTACCATCTTTAGGAGTAAAAAGTGAACTAAGTGGGTATGAGTTGCCTGGCTTATGTGAGAACAGCTTTATCAGTAGTATGGAGCCTATTGTGAAAAAACCTCACACCAGAACTCTGAACTGCAATGGGGGCCTTGCACCTTGTTCTCGACAAAGGAAGAAGAG GGATTCAAGTGAAAAGGTGCTTGAAGAAGATGGTTACAAAAATGATGAGGGTATTCCTTACCCTTCTaggcaaaagaggaagaagaaaactgcGAC GGATTCGATTGAAACAGCTCTTGAAGAAGATGCTCCAGGACTTCTACAG ATTCTTCTGGACAAAGGAATAGTGGTCAAAGAGATTAAACTTTATGACGTTGTAGAAGACGATGAAATGCTTCCAGATTGCACAGAAAGTGACTTTCAAGACCTTGAAAATGTGATTACAAAA TTGTTTCCACAAAGAACATCCTTGTTGAAGTCCGTAGCCAAGCATGGGAAGGGGGGGAAGGCTATTTACTGCTTAGCTTGCTTAATTTCTCTCATTGAGCAG TCGCGCTATCTTCAGTTCCGTGATTGTCCTGTGGAGTGGGGATGGTGCAGGGATTTGCAATCCTTCATTTTTGTATTTAAAAGCCATAATAG gctaGTTCTTGAGCGTCCTGAATATGGTTATGCAACTTATTTCTTTGAAATTCTGCAATCAGTGCCAATAGAATGGCAGATCCGAAGGATGGTTACTGCTATGAAGCTTAGTAGCTGTGGCAGGACCGCTCTTATTGAAAACAGGCCACTATTG ATCGGTGAAGATTTATCAGAAGGTGAGGCGAAGGTTTTGCAAGAATATGGTTGGATACCAAACACTGGGCTTGGGACGTTGCTGAACTACCGCGATCGGGTGGTTCATGACAGGTGGAACGAGAAATATAGCACAGATTGGAGGATGAAGATTGGAAAGCTTCTAATGAATGGTTATTCTGAGGGGGAATTGATCATAACTCATGTTCCACTGAATTCAGAAGAAATCAAGTTGGAGAATCCTTGA
- the LOC123085147 gene encoding homocysteine S-methyltransferase 1 translates to MAGVVEELVKKAGGCAVIDGGFATQLEALGADINDSLWSAACLITKPHLIKEVHMQYLEAGADVIISSSYQATIPGFLARGLLLEEAEGLLRTSVQLAREARDEFWKSTLRSSKPVYNRALVAASIGSYGAYLADGSEYSGSYGDDVTSEKLKDFHRRRLQVLANAGPDLIAFEAIPNKMEAKALVELLEEENIQVPSWICFSSVDGKHLCSGESFGDCLEILNASEKVAIVGVNCTPPQFVEGIIRDFKKQTKKAIAVYPNSGEVWDGRAKRWLPVECFGRKSFDVMARRWQEAGASLVGGCCRTTPSTIRAVSNALKSRNGQ, encoded by the exons ATGGCCGGGGTGGTGGAGGAGCTGGTGAAGAAGGCCGGCGGGTGCGCGGTGATCGACGGCGGCTTCGCCACGCAGCTGGAGGCGCTCGGCGCCGACATCAACGACTCGCTCTGGAGCGCCGCCTGCCTCATCACCAAGCCGCACCTCATCAAGGAG GTCCATATGCAGTATCTTGAAGCTGGTGCCGACGTCATCATCTCCTCGTCCTACCAG GCAACTATCCCGGGGTTCCTGGCCAGAGGACTGCTCCTGGAGGAGGCAGAAGGATTACTGCGAACCAGCGTCCAGCTGGCACGGGAGGCCCGAGACGAGTTCTGGAAGTCGACGCTGCGGAGCTCCAAGCCCGTCTACAACCGCGCCCTCGTTGCCGCCTCCATCGGGAGCTACGGAGCCTACCTAGCGGATGGATCAGAGTACAG TGGGTCGTACGGAGACGACGTCACGTCGGAGAAGCTCAAGGACTTCCACCGGCGCCGGCTGCAGGTCCTGGCGAACGCGGGGCCCGACCTGATCGCGTTCGAGGCCATTCCCAACAAGATGGAGGCTAAG GCTCTGGTTGAGCTTCTAGAGGAGGAGAACATCCAGGTGCCGTCGTGGATCTGCTTCAGCTCGGTGGACGGCAAGCACCTCTGCTCGGGGGAGAGCTTCGGGGACTGCCTCGAGATCCTCAACGCCAGCGAGAAGGTCGCCATCGTGGGGGTGAACTGCACGCCGCCTCAGTTCGTGGAGGGCATCATACGCGACTTCAAGAAG CAAACGAAGAAGGCGATCGCGGTGTACCCCAACAGCGGCGAGGTCTGGGACGGGAGAGCCAAGAGGTGGCTG CCGGTGGAGTGCTTCGGCCGCAAGAGCTTTGACGTGATGGCGAGGCGGTGGCAGGAGGCCGGCGCCAGCCTCGTGGGAGGATGCTGCCGGACGACGCCGTCGACCATCCGGGCGGTCTCCAATGCGCTCAAGAGCAGGAACGGGCAGTGA